A window of the Rhizobium viscosum genome harbors these coding sequences:
- a CDS encoding TIM barrel protein: MASIRFALNHMAAPSLSIEDFFALAAFLGIDAVEIRNDLTGNAILDGTKPDVIRAAATRHGVAIISINALQRFNEWNATREREARELIDYARAVGSQALVLVPKNDGTGRADGERQANLRRSLEELRPMLDAAGIVGLVEPLGFEICSLRSKAEAVDVIETLGAQPTFRLVHDTFHHHLAGETPFFPHLTGLVHISGVSDPAVSVADMRDPHRVLVDADDRLGNAAQIRALLQANYKGPFSFEPFASEVHALKDPGAALKASMDYLAAKV; this comes from the coding sequence ATGGCATCCATCCGTTTCGCGCTGAACCATATGGCGGCGCCCTCGCTTTCGATCGAGGATTTCTTTGCGCTTGCCGCCTTCCTCGGCATCGATGCGGTGGAGATCCGCAATGATCTCACCGGCAACGCTATTCTCGATGGCACCAAGCCTGATGTCATCAGGGCGGCGGCCACCCGCCACGGTGTTGCAATCATTTCCATCAATGCGCTGCAGCGCTTCAACGAATGGAATGCGACGCGCGAGCGGGAGGCTCGTGAGCTGATCGACTATGCCCGGGCTGTCGGCTCGCAGGCGCTGGTGCTGGTTCCCAAGAATGACGGCACGGGACGCGCTGATGGCGAACGTCAGGCCAATCTCCGCCGCTCGCTCGAAGAACTCCGGCCGATGCTCGATGCCGCCGGCATTGTTGGCCTCGTCGAGCCGCTCGGCTTCGAGATCTGCTCGCTGCGGTCCAAGGCGGAGGCGGTGGATGTGATTGAGACGCTGGGCGCGCAGCCGACTTTCCGGCTGGTGCACGACACCTTCCACCATCACCTCGCCGGTGAAACGCCTTTCTTCCCACATCTGACGGGGCTGGTGCATATTTCCGGCGTCAGCGATCCTGCCGTTTCCGTCGCAGATATGCGCGATCCACACCGTGTTCTCGTCGATGCCGATGACCGGCTCGGTAATGCCGCCCAGATCCGCGCATTGCTGCAGGCAAACTACAAGGGGCCCTTCTCCTTCGAGCCCTTCGCGTCCGAAGTTCATGCACTGAAGGATCCCGGCGCTGCGTTGAAGGCAAGCATGGATTATCTCGCGGCGAAGGTCTGA